Proteins encoded within one genomic window of Bradyrhizobium sp. 186:
- a CDS encoding LacI family DNA-binding transcriptional regulator produces the protein MGRKRTKSGKIRLAEVAELAGVSPITASRFFRNPEALSVAKRTRVESAAKELGYVPNLAARALASHRTEVIGVLIPSLTNNVFSDVLRGIYDASENSRYSIQLSNTRYSILQEEKLLRLFLAQKPAGLIVTGIDQTAESHAMLEAADCPIVQIMEIGPNPVDMMIGFSHYDAARAAIAHLFEQGHRKIGFVGARMDPRVQRRLDGYQAAMKDAGLFDQRLIVATGTPTSVTLGGALFADLLAKSPDIDSVFCANDDLALGVLFECRRREIPVPDQIAIIGFNDLEFMASAVPTLTSVRTNRYEMGRTAATMLIDAIEGRRPEQPVLDLGYKVIERQSSPVRRSDSRPAVSGAGVPNKMVALPSGHE, from the coding sequence TCCCGAGGCGCTGTCGGTCGCCAAGCGGACGCGGGTCGAAAGCGCCGCCAAGGAGCTCGGCTATGTGCCGAACCTCGCCGCACGGGCGCTGGCCTCGCACCGCACCGAGGTGATCGGCGTGCTGATCCCGTCCCTGACCAACAACGTGTTCTCCGACGTGCTGCGCGGCATCTATGATGCATCCGAGAACAGCCGTTACTCGATCCAGTTGTCCAACACACGCTACAGTATCCTCCAGGAGGAGAAACTGCTGCGCCTGTTTCTTGCGCAGAAGCCGGCCGGGCTGATCGTCACCGGCATCGACCAGACCGCGGAATCGCACGCGATGTTGGAGGCCGCCGACTGCCCGATCGTGCAAATCATGGAGATAGGGCCCAATCCGGTCGACATGATGATCGGCTTTTCGCACTATGATGCAGCTCGCGCGGCGATTGCGCACCTGTTCGAGCAGGGTCACCGAAAGATCGGATTCGTCGGCGCGCGCATGGACCCGCGGGTGCAGCGGCGGCTCGACGGCTATCAGGCCGCCATGAAGGATGCGGGTCTGTTCGACCAACGCTTGATCGTTGCCACCGGCACGCCGACCTCCGTCACGCTCGGCGGCGCGCTGTTCGCCGATCTGCTGGCCAAGTCGCCCGATATCGACTCGGTGTTCTGCGCCAATGACGACCTGGCGCTCGGTGTGCTGTTCGAATGCCGCCGCCGCGAGATCCCGGTACCCGACCAGATCGCCATCATCGGATTCAACGACCTCGAATTCATGGCCTCCGCCGTCCCCACCCTGACCAGCGTGCGCACCAACCGCTACGAGATGGGCCGGACGGCCGCCACCATGCTGATCGATGCGATCGAAGGGCGGCGCCCGGAACAACCTGTGCTCGACCTCGGCTACAAGGTGATCGAGCGCCAGAGCTCGCCGGTGCGGCGTTCGGACAGCAGGCCGGCCGTTTCCGGCGCGGGCGTGCCGAACAAAATGGTAGCGTTACCAAGTGGCCATGAATAG